TTATTATTACTGAACATTTCTCGACGCATGTAACTGTATTTTAATTGTCTGTGCAGTAACCTGAGCACCTTGGAGCAGTGTGTGCATTATAAATCCTATTAATTATTACTAACAGCTTTGCGCAGGTTAGGCCTAACAACCCCCTGTTTTCCAGACCTGCAACTTTATCACTTCCTCCATTATGTGACTGACCTGACGAAGAAGCAGATCATGCTGGTGTTTGACTTGCTAGACTGGAATGCCACAGGGGAGATTGGCTTTGATGAGTTCTACATGCTGGTGTGCATCCTGATATCTCATGAGGCAGGTAGCCTGGTGTCCCTGTTGGTGTGTCAGCCAGAGTCTTCAGAGAAGCTGATATTATTCAGTGCCTTCATAAATTGAATCAGCCAACTGAGAGTCTAATCTTCACTTATAATGTGATAAGTAGAAGGCAGAGGAACTTTCCACAAGCTAGAAACTGTCTAAATGCTCTTATGTTCTGAGGCAGCTCACTGAAAATAAGCAAAAACTCAGCTCACAAAATGAGCTGCAGGCACCTGCTGCTTTCTGCAAAATAGCAAGACTAGAACAGGATCCCATTTTCACAGGTCAGCATTTTCCACCCTCTCCCTGTTGTGCAGTAGAGCACACGATTCTTCTTCAATCTTCGTACTACAACTCTCTCTCTTATTGATTGTTATTAGAAGTCAGACCTGTTCAGAAAGAAAACAGTAGCCTGGTGTGAGAATTAAAGGGTCTGAGGGGGAAATGAATGTTAACACAAGCCAGAGTTATACACAGCTCCCCGCTTTTTGGGGGGTCATACTGTAGCCCAAGCTTCTCCTTTTTGGGGGCAGGCTGCTATCAGTGTCATCCTGGGGAGTCCTAagaggcagtgcttaatttgtaatgaaagaggtgccagggctcaagcaattaggtgccgggactcaaggaatttttttttacttgaataactgatgtggcaagcccagagatgccagggctatgaattgccaagtctagaggtgccagggctcagccctggcacaaattaagcactgccaagAAGGCAAAGACCATACATGGATGTACTGCGGGCCTGAGTACTTAGTCATTTCAAGAGCAACTTGTGGCTTTGCTGGCTACATGAAGGAAAGTGGGAGACTCAGTGTGCTCAGTTCATTTCCATGGCCATCCAGCTCAGAATTATTTTGCAGCACTAGTAGGGTCTGAAGCCCTGGGGCAAACAAATCTGGATGTATAGGGCTAAGCATGCGTGTGTCAAGGAAGCACTGAGTTCTTTTCTCTTTGTATTGCAAGCTGGAATTAGGAAGATTACCAGCTTTTACCATCTAGACTTTAACTGTGTTTGGTATTATATGTATTTTCTAAAACAGGATATCTCCGCTCATTATTTGTTCTTAAACATTTCTGTCCTGAAACAGAACGACCTGGAAAAGCAGTTCATTTATCAACACTCTAGGCCTGTGTTTGAGCTGCTGGATATGGATGGAGGACACACAGTTGGCCCTAGGGAGTTCCAAGCCACTAGGTTCCTCTTTAACATCAAGAAGAAAGAGCTTGAGAAGATATTCAAGGACTTTGATGTCTCTGGAGATGAGGTAAGATTAGAGGAATAACAAGCCCTTAATAATGccacattttatttattaacacaGAGGGTCCAACTgaaatcagagccccattgtatCTGCCCAAGGACAGTCCCTACCAGCAGCACACAATTAAAATAGATTGgacaaagtgtgggaggggaaacaggctgAAAGATTGACTATCCAGTGTCACAGAGAGGGCAGTAGTCGAGCTCAGGTCTAATGAGTCCTGCTGACTGGCCATGTAGCTCAGTAGAGTACCTCTCCTGAACACTGCTCTTGGCTCCAGCTCCATTCAGAGAAGCTTTATGTTGCCCTGTTACCTTGTGCTAGAGCAACAAAAGTGGTTATGCAGAGCCTGCCATTCAGACAACTGCGGGGGCCACATTCTTTTGCCACACTGGTTTATTCCATTCTTTATACTGAGGTCCCAAGCTATGCTGGGCTTTAAATCAGCTGAGGTGTCATCTGGAGACTGAGGGTTTGATTATGGTGCCCTTCTTACTGGGTAATTCACTTTCACCTTGGAATATAGGGGACTGTTAGTGAACGTACGTAAGCCTGACCTCTGTGATCTCCGCCAACTCTCCCTTCTTCACTGTATTGAATATAGGATTCTTGACCTCACCTTCAAGGCTCATAACTTTACCCCTCCCTACCTACTCTTCTACTGATTACACCACTCTCGCTAACAATGCAAGCCTCCATAGCCTGTTTGTCTCCTCCCATAAGCACCTCGGtgctttctcccctgcccctcagcttgtcctctttcaaatccctccacaAGACCCATGACCAAAGTGAAGTCTGATAAATTGCCAGCCCATAATGACTAGATGGGTGGGGAGTGCCGATATATTAAGAGGTTTATTTAATCACATGTTTCATATCACTGTTCTGGGGGGATTTGCATAGCAGCCTCATCCCCATAGTATCCAAGCACCTTCCAGCAGTATATTAAATGACAAactaatgtctggtttcagagtagcagccgtgttagtctgtattcgcaaaaagaaaaggagtacttgtggctgaatgcatccaatgaagtgagctgtagctcacgaaagcttatgctcacataaatttgttagtctctaaggtgccacaagactaaTGTCTGTCACAGGgggttccttccttctctccacaGGTGACAAACTGTGTGTGCAATGGACTATTCTAATTGGTGGTTTTGTTGTCCCCACTGTtatcttccctctcccctcccctccaattaTTTAACAGCCCCTTGTTGCATTTTAACTTAGATATTCCCTATCCTGTAGGATTTACAACCTCCTAATATGAGTTTATACAGTGCCTTGATCTAAGGACTCTAGTGCTTGGGGGCATCCAGACACAACCCTAATGTAAATAATAGACCTGAACCCAGCAAATGGGTTGCTTGGTTAAAGGGCATTTTGTAAGAGCTTGCTTTTGTGGTTGTGCCGGATATAATTCTAAAAAACACAGAGATTTCCACCCAGAAGCATCATGACATCTGCAACCATTGCGGAATGGTAGCGTGATATTCATATGTTGGGGAGATGCCCCCACAGCTACAGTATGGTCCTTTGAGATGGGCCCAGCCCAtgaaattcagatccaaacttctccaaagtttgATTAGAAGGAACTTGGTATGTATGTCTCTCTGAGATTCCAAATCTTGGGTCAGGCTTATCTCTGACATTAAAGTGGTATCAACCATCACTGTCTTGTTAAGATGCTAtttcatattttttccccaacactAGCAACTGAACTACAGGGAATTCAAAATGTTTACAATCTTCTGCATTGATAGACAACAGAaaaagaaggagaaggagaaaaagaagaagaggtGGAATGAAGCGATTCCAGAATCATCTGGGCCAGACCTCACCAAGATCAGCATGCAACAACTACACTAGTAAAACAACACTATTTGATTCAATCAGAAACAAGTACAACCAACTCTTTCCCAGGCCCCAGGCGCAGGGGTTTTGGGTTATCTTAAAACACCAACTTTTAAGAAACATGTAACTCAAACAATGATCCAAATAATTATAGCTGTATAATTTTGTCTCCAGATCCCATCTCAGATACCACATGCAAGTGCATAATCAGGTCTGATGTCATCCCATGTGGAATAGCTGATGCAGCTTGGACTTCCGGCACATTCCTCATATTTCACCCCAAGCCAGTTGCTGATATTCATGTCAACCCTTCCTGCCATACCGCATTGCTCAAGTATTTTAGGATAGcaaccctgccccaccctccaTCTACATCACATCTTGCTTGAGACAGAGCAGTCCTCCCAATACAACCGTTTTATCACTTTGAAGAGGCAGATGAAATAAAGTTTAGCATAAAACCCAGCTGGCTCATCCCCTCTGATACTGGATTCATTCATGTTTGTCAGCTTTTCCCCCCATGCTGTTTTCTGTCCATATTAAAATGTCTCCattaaaaataagcatgggggAAATTAGATTTGTCTCATCTCCCTGCACCCATTACTGTTGTTGTGGGGAATGGAGCCAGCCAAAGGCAATgctcttttctttgttaaaataaatcatCGAATTAAATCTgtggagagaagagaagggatgggcagTTTCTCTTGTTAAGTATTGAACATTTAAACCATAAATGGAGCAGTTTTCTAAACCCAGTTCCCCTTCTCACCACTTTTGCCTTAAGCCTTTGCGCATTGAACTTTCCAAGCTGTAATTCTATAACAAAGCAGCCGAATCACATATGAAGGCCCAGCTTCTGAATGGAGGAATTGCCACCATGGTCCAATGTTGTTACTGTAACGGTGGCATAGGAATTCATAACAGGAAATAGGACCTATCCCTTTATTTCCCCACTCCCAAGGCTTTATTCCCAGGAATCAAGACAATGAAGCTGTTGAAGCCCCAGTTTTGAGGTTATTCAGAGAAAACagttcatgttttctaatctGACAAAGGCGGAATGGCTGTTGTGACGCTGGCCCCTTTTAGTAAGTGACATTTGTGTTTATCACTTTTTACCCAAAGATTCTGAAGAACTTTCAAAAACTAAACTTTCAGCCAGATTCCCCTCTTGTATACACTGGTTTAAACTGGAGTCACACTGCATGGGCTACAGTAGACTTCTTCCAGATGTAACAACTAGGGCtgaccagaaaacaagaatttgaCCTTGCAGGAAAAAATGGAGGTTTCAACATTGGTTTGCCTGATTCACAgctgggacttgaacttgggtctcccacattccagtgAGTGCCCTTATCATCAGGCTATTGGTGATTCTGGGATGAGTGCCTCTCCGACCAGAAAttctaccccaggcctgccaaATCTTCTGATGGATGTTTTATCTGAATAGATTCATTGAAACGAAAACTTTGAGCAGAAACAGTAGTGGCATTTTCCAGTAATAACATTTAGTCAAAAATTTCATAACCAGCTGTATTAATGCgaggaacagaatcaggccctcaaccTAGGAATCATTTCACCTACCACTATAATGTGACCCATTTGGAGCAAACTCTGTCAGCCTTTGATACAATACACAGTACCACTACACAAGAGCTTAGGAGCAGAAGGGAAGAATGCAATATCCAAACCTCAGATGGAGTGCTGgtgggcagaatgtaattaccctgTTGGAATTTGACCAGCTCAGCAGGGTTAACACCTACTTCAGTTAAGCAATGCTGTGCCATTTATAAGATATTATGTAACCTGGTAGAGTGAGATAGAGCTGAatagttaaataaaaaagaaaatacattcacAAATACAAATAGTACATTTATTCCATACTCAGGAGTGAGGACAGAGTATATTGGACACACGCAGCAGCCATAACCATacaatcagagctgctgcaacTGGACAGTGGTTTGCATAGTCTGTTATTAGGGATATAAAATGTTAAACAGTTAACTGGTAAGCATTAGGCTTACTGTTAACTGACCTTAACCGTTAACTCCCTGCATGCCGGCCAGAgtggccccagccccggcctccccgagggaccccagccccagctgccccaccccagtcgGCCGGCCAACCTCAGCCCCAGCACTGGCGGGAGCAACCAAAGCCCCTCTCCCATTAATCGGTTAACcgatataattttaataatttaaacagttaaccttttaaacaatatttacatccctatcTCTTATACACACAACCTAAATGTTAGTAGGAGTGAACAAGCATTAGACCCACTGTTTTGTGTCTGTAGGAAGTAGCGACTAAGGAATTTCAACTGCATGTTTGACTTGGAATTCACTTTCCTGTTAGATAGTACATCAGTTATTGTAAATATAGACCTAAAGCCCATTTCTTGCATTGGGCTTCTGGACACTAGCAACAAGTTGTGTGCGTCTTTATTGCCACTTTACATGTGACCATATGTTACTTGAATGAAGGGCACTGTCAAAAGGGGAGATTGTGTTGTCTCAACATCTTGACACGCCAAACTTTCAAAATGTAAAGTGGCTGCCATTACTGGGCTCCAAAGGAACATCTGCCCATTCCAGAAGAGGAGGGATAGCAGCTGTGACAACTCTTGAAGGCTGGGTAGCAGTAGACCATGCTCCTGTTCTTCCCCCATCAAAAAAGAGAGAGTCAGGAAGGACACACAGAAAAATCCtcacattcatttatttatatttagttcTTACATTATTTTTTCTATATTCTGTTATGAAAACACTCTCTCCAAAAAGAAGTTAAACAGGTGACACTAACTGTAAGGATGATAAAGGGAGCAAAGCAACTTAGCCAGGATCATTCAAACTCTTTTGACATGATAGGCAGTTAAGACTATAAAAATGGGCCAAACTAAT
This genomic window from Dermochelys coriacea isolate rDerCor1 chromosome 8, rDerCor1.pri.v4, whole genome shotgun sequence contains:
- the EFCAB9 gene encoding EF-hand calcium-binding domain-containing protein 9; this encodes MPKVLARALLCSVSCSNWLIVHSNKTFTATHPACLPGSSALEAQSDDAGKKPNKNKQNEKKYPNIQSGGSMIVFWFWRWIFSCCDVGITSANLGMFIGNRIVTAKMRLKPDVSAVSVLDKIYCLLSVRNARALAEYFQLLDVHKKNTLNNLQLYHFLHYVTDLTKKQIMLVFDLLDWNATGEIGFDEFYMLVCILISHENDLEKQFIYQHSRPVFELLDMDGGHTVGPREFQATRFLFNIKKKELEKIFKDFDVSGDEQLNYREFKMFTIFCIDRQQKKKEKEKKKKRWNEAIPESSGPDLTKISMQQLH